The Juglans microcarpa x Juglans regia isolate MS1-56 chromosome 2D, Jm3101_v1.0, whole genome shotgun sequence DNA window TATTCTTATGGGCATTTTCATGAGAATAGGAATATTGACACGACACAGATCATCAACCAGTTCCACCAAGAACACCTTTAAGCTTCTTAATCTGAGCAGCATCAAGGAAAGTAGTTGCGGCTATCACTTCAGTGGGCAAGTTGTTTCCAAACAGTACGTAATCGAGAATCTGGAGACCTGGGGTTGCACTGCTGAAGCTGACAAATGCAAGAGCCGAAGAACCTCCGGAATTTATCTGAAAATGCAGTAATCCTTGAGGGAAAACCATAATGTCACCCTTCTTAAGAGTCTTGATGTAAACAGTATTCGCTGAGGAAACGAACCCAGCACAGAGTGTTCCCTGCACAACAAGAAGAACTTCTGAACCTCCAGGATGGGTGTGAAATGGCACGACCCCACCCACAGCCAGGTCCAAGCGAGCCAAGGAAATTCCAAGGCCGTTCACACCAGGAAATTGTGTGGCAAATGCAGGAGTCACAGCCGCTTTGATAATGTTGGAGGTGTTGCCTGCAACGCCTAGGCCAGAGAAGACAAAATCAGTCACAGTCACAGCTGCAGGCTTCTTGCAAGCGTAGCCAGCAGGGCTTTCAGGAAGAGAGAGGTCAGCTACACAGAAGTCTTGCACAGCTGCATGGGAGGAGGaaaggaggagagagaagatgaagataatTGGAGTAATCATCCTCACAGGTATATAGTACTTTAGGTTTGTGCTTGTTTGGGGTTTTAGGGTACTGGGCCTGATTAACGTGGTCTGGTACCATTTATATAGAGAAGTTGGATTCTGAGCGGTTTAAACCGGTTTCTTCGGATTCTCCATGCAAGACTTCACGTGCAAGACAGCAAGAAGAAACGACAGAGATAATGAGCTGTGATGCATGTCCGATGTGATATGTTTTAGGGTAAGAACAaaaagtttctttttgtttggtaaGTAGAAACGATCGAAGAGACAATATTACTGCGGATGCATGTCTACAATAAATTCATTGCTTAATTCGAGGCGTCCTAGCTAATTGGCGTGGAGTCCCTGCATGCTAGCTACTCGATCAATTCcgttaatttttattgatagaTCAATTCTAtgattgatttttcttttatctgcTCTCAAATTCGAAGAGATTTAGATTTCGTTTGGttactcaactcacttcaactcatctcaaattattattattataatttttttaaattttaatacaaaatataataaacaattcaactttttcaaatctcaaaataataatagtattaaaaaataatattctaacaatattttatcatctcaactcaactcaattcaacatctaaacacaaccttaCTTGGAGGAGTAATCGTAACCAAAAGTgattgaaaatataaatcttttatGAATTCACTAGGTAGAATTCACTTTTAAAAAGTGACTTATAAGAAAAAGATGTCTAGGGTTTATAAACTACcaaccaatctcatacttagtcgatATAAGATCGTAACAACTACCACGCTCCGCAGCCAACGTCCACGGCGGTCCCAACACTCACACGGGCTGGCTGTGCACTAGATTTTTCCTAGCCTTGGACAAATACTGTTATACTGGCATCAACCCCATACCGCACGATTGCAACTGTCGCAACATGACCTTAGACGTGGGGTGACTCTGATATCATTTGTTATGAACTCACTAAGTAGAACTCAGTCTTGAAAACTGACTTACAAGAAAATGGTGCATATGGGCTTATAAATCACCAACCAATCTCATATTTAGTTTGGGATCGTAACAAAATCACGGGCTTAAAGCCATCACTAGCGATCGATACTAATCATGAAAGAAGGGTATATATGGTCCCATTTTATCTAGCAGTGATGATTGATGAAGAAGAATGTGGTCCAATTTAATGCCCTGCATTGTGTAACATGATCTTCGTTGAATTAGCTGTGTTCTACCGAGGAGTTCTGAAAATCAATTAGCTGCACTAAACAACTTTTGTTCGACTCAGGGtcataacttttatatatagatcaatcACATTATTACCGTTGCTTGCACAACAAATATGTgatatggatatatatatatatatatatatatatatatctatacataCACTAGGTCAGAAGCACGTGCAAAGCATGTTTGCCTAATTGGGTTAACCAGGTTTTTTACACaaataatttggttttttttaaaaaaaaaaaaaattttgattaattaataatttaatgcataaagaaaaaaagaagaagcaaactTTAGCAAATATCTTTGGATAATAATAGATGGataagtataataattacatatttggatacattagaaaacaaaaaaattagttcAAAATTAAAGTTAGATACATTAGAATAATATAAACAGATAAAAATAGCATCATTGCCACCACAATAAATACTACCACCACAATCAAAGAGCGCATAACCAAGATGTTAACATCCAAGcataaagtaattaaataaatatacaaagtAATTACAATATGTTCATAAAGTAATGGGACAGTTCGGCCATGGCTTATCGAGAGGAAAGCCGCTGGAGTGACACACAGTACTCAGTGGCAGCTTTCGTGCATGTGGAGGCGATGCAAGGTGCAACACCTAGTGAGAGGCCAACAAAGGGGAGCACGGCGGGGGACTTGAACAAGAACTTGCTCTATTTTTTAGAAGCAAAACAGAGGTAATTTTTGGGTGTTAAAGGGAGGTTGTGGCTTGGTTTCAAACTAGTAGGACAGCGTTGTGGCGGCTATATGAATGAGCTTTGGCAGTGGGTAGCATTATCCCCTGTATTCCCACTCCCGAAACAGAGCAAACTATCGCTTACCAGTTCCATAGCAACCTTCACGTCGAGATCAGCCTCCGTTGATTTCAAACTTGTTGCCCGACGTTCTTAGCCGAGCTTGGAAGTACCATAAACTCAACCTTCGTCGGGCAGTGCCAttgcttcttcttccttcaaTGGGTAAGTTTCAGCCACCCAaagcattctctctctctctctctctctctctctctctccatgctctctcactcatcactctctttctctctgttgTTCAGCCACTTGCCACAGTCACTCATCTCTGTCGCACGTCTCTCACGGTGAGTTCCCTCTCTCCCTCATGCCGTGCTTTCTTTCCTcccgtaatctctctctctttcattcatcactctctctctctcaatattcAACCGCCACCTTGCCGACGTAATCTTCTCCACCTCTCAATTCTTCGCACCGCTCATCCACTCTCGTTGAGTATGGATGTCTTCGTTGCATGGTTGATCTCAGTAATGGGTGCACTGAAAGGGTAAGTAATGGACTTAATTACAAGTAACGGACTTAATTACAGTATAAACgggaaaacaagaaaacttaatagaaaaacaagaaaaaattattgtagcAGTTAGAtaaccacttattataatagagtagatatatgTTTAATTTGCAAATACTTGGTATCTATGACACATCCTCTATTAtgtcaatataatataaattctcTTGCAAATCCAAATCTTTCTATGCCTTATATgactaaatataatttttcaaaatataatatttatcctAATTAGTTAGGAAGTACTTAAACtatatatgatctatcatttttcaatttttttagactgtcatatattatatacattttatttataagttggtgTACTTGATGACACACCTTCTATATTGTTGATATGACAAAAATTTACATACCACTATCGTCGGAAttcctttaaaaattaaattttgtcatgtttaCCATATATACTAACTTGCAAATATAACTTAATATTCAGCTCGATCTTTAATTAGTCGTCAGTGTGAAGTTGTATATGAGGGAAAATGCCAGTAATTGATAGAACAAACATCAAAATCATGTGGTCCATTACATATTATATGGGAGGAATCGCTAACATGCATGGAGGCACAAGAAGACATTTGGACAGCTAAAAGCATACTGCAAGTCTTCCATACGCTTTAAATGGTAGCCATGGAAAAATGTGTGAACCTTAGGGCTTCCCCTTCTTCCACGATTTCTAGCTTAGCTAGATTACATCGGCCTCCGCCGTGAAGACCTGTCATGTCAAAATCCGTCTTCGTAGGTTAAAATTATTAGAGTAATCATACacgaataatattttttaattaaatacctttataaaattatattttacaatatatgaGAGTACAATTGGATCTAGATATCCCGCTATAACCCGATCCAAAttgaaattctaaaaatatattaaaaataaataccatAATTACCTCTAGACTTCTTCTGCTGCATGGGTACCGCACCACATACGTAATGGACGTCTTTATCACGTATCATGCGCTTTCTGGTAGGGGTGCTACCACCTTTTCCCCGCACCCCACCCCGCGCATGAGGcagggtggggttttcaccccccATCCCCTACCTCCGGAATGCGGAGCGGGATGCGGGACAGATTACCAATCCATCCCGCCTccgtctatttaaaaaaaaacattacattttactttgtttaaaaattatttctaaatctaaaagtaattaaaaatatatttttagacccaaattataaatttaaattttgtaaatatgattataatttaaaaattatatgatttttaaatttgctagtgcatattttatgtaaattgtagtgtattaatttttaaactatgtagtttttaaatttgtcagtgtatattttataaacaagtctaacaaattgtaatatatatttatatatacacaatttgtaaaatataaatatatatttatgtttataatatatatatatgtaagcaGGGGCAAGGCCCTCCCTGCCACCCACCTCCGTTAGGGGCCTTAGATGCGGGCCGAAACCCGGCGGGAGGCTCCACCCCACCATGCTGGGTGAGGGGAAGTAGGATGCGGGCCCTACTGCCCACTCCTACTTTCCAGAATAGCCCCACTTTACCATAGATGAGACTGAATTAACAACTTCTTGAGGGTCCATTGATCATTCATACGCACCCGTGTCCAACACTTCACTTGTGCGTACTTTGCTTAAACATTGGAATTTGgatcttataatttaaattaattatataattatatagggAACATCTTAAAGAATTTATGAGTGCTTATAAAATGGATCTTTCTACAATTCTACTGTACTGCCCAACTCTTATGGTTGGGCGTGTCAGTacaatctcaattttttttcaaatatttttgttttaaaaatatacaaattcactagcagttatttttttaaacatttaaaaaaaattaaaatgcactAGCGGTCAAACCTAGGGTTGTAAATATGTTAGGGTACCTAGGGCTATAAATAAACATGGTTATCCGACAAGTTGCTCAAGATCGGCTCTATTAAATTTGAGGTTGGCtcgatttatttattaaatgaactGTTTGTGAATACAAAAtcataattgaaaattaaatgatACAACTcataaaattcatctcaactcgtATAAGCTCGAATAATTTCGTATTATTGATCTtcttataatattatcatatatatatatatatatataatacataatatttaaagagATAAGAGATCAGAGCTAGGATATGATCATATTGTTCCTAGCTAATACCAAACATTTTACTTGAATCCTTGTAAGTATAATCATTGATAAacgtataaatttataaaatacaatataaataaacaatattatcaaaatgaagTAGCTTATGAACAAATTCGTACTCGCTCAAATATTAAATGAACATAAAACCCAACTCTGATGAAAATCTCGAACTCGATTCATGTTCgaataaaagttaaatgaaAAAGGTTTGACCACCCACTTATGAGTataattaaatacttaataacatttgttagaatattttactCTTGATAAGATTGAGTACATATCCAAGATCATGAAGGtgcaaattaaatttttaggttttgttttagcTTGAGAAGTAGTAGTACTATGCTATCAGCAAGTTGTCCTAATGTAAAAATAGTTGACAGACAAGTATACGTCAAACAACCTATATATGCATATGCTAGTTATTTTTACTCTTAATTACAACAACTATAATAGACATCTAACCAAGGGAAAATGCCAAACATGccatccaacaaaaaaaaaaataaaataacaaagtaAATGAAAAACAGCAGAACATGAGTCTGTAAAAAGATAAATGAATGCTAGTAATggtataaaaaatgaaatgatgcAATGTGAAGAAGGAGAAAGAGCACTTGAAATAAAATGTGAGGACTTTTCTCAGCTCAAAGTTTCCAACCCAAGCGCCCGAGTACAACATAgtgaaataaatttaagaaaaaaaaaaatgatgcatgGATCAGGTTTTAATTATGGCCTTTATTGGTTTTATGTTTCTCTTTTTCAGCTCAGTCGAAACTATATATAGTACCAACTGCTCAAGACTGAAAAGTACAAAAATTAGAGTATCACAGACATCACTAGTACTGATCATGCTCTTAAACTTCTTCTACAACATATATACAACTCTAAAAATTCACCATGAGTCATCTATAATATGTATAGTTATGAAAAACAATATCTATTTTTGATGTGGGTATATTGGTTGGGCCAAATGCTGAGAGACAATAGTGTCAATTGGAGACATTTGTCAATACTCAATGCCCTTTTTgttagagttttattaaaaatcaatGTCTCACGTACCCATATTCCTATGAGTTTATATTAGTTCAAATATAtctcttaattaatgagttataGTGGGAcacaaatacatctaaatttcaTGATGGTTAGAAATCTATTTATGCACTGAGAGGGTTAAGGGTTCTCACCTTTAACATAATTTTGCCTCTAGATATCGGCAGACACTTGGAGGTAATTACCTCATAATCAGGTCAGATTTTTCATCAAACTGAGATCGATAAATATACTTTTTCTAGctgttattatttaatatcgTTGATCGTAGAAAATCGAAGAtcctaaaatttaatatttcatgttaaaatattaacatttttgttataaaagtATTTAGCATTTGGTCCTCCACTTTGGCATCCAtatttatattctataattGTTTATGCTTTTTCTTCTTGAGCGTAACATATTCTTTCTCAATCAAGTTTTTTCCTTTCCTAATATTACCTAGTGGGGACAAACCTTTGGAGCCACCCTCCAATATGTACTATCAAGATAAGAACATGATTAGTGAAAATAACCCAAAACTTTATTtactaatttcttttataaaggGAGAAAACACTAGCCAGAATTCTAGATCACTTTGCTCAGTGACAGCTCATTTCTGTGtttcttttttgagaaaagatatttgcaactgtgaattgtgcaaccatcgcgtaatcactttgaaaaaagtaaataaaatataagactcacatgaaaaagaattagttttttaataatgaatcttatttttttttaaaatgattacacgaCGTTTACACATTTTACggttatatatagaattactcttttttttttctcagcgcATGAATCATGTTCATGGGTTATTTATAAACCGTGAAGCACTTTACTTGGGCTATAATTGCATTAGGTGGGACCAATGAGATGCAGGAACGTCTATCAACTTGGACCCTGCTGACCAGTTAGTGCCTCTTTACAGTTGGGCCTAGCCCACCTAATGGAGTTAATACAACACAAAGTTGTCATGGTCGTCCCAATGAAGACGCAAAAGATCTTGCTAGAGAGAGAGTTCTCTTTTACATAAATCCAAAATAGAATAGTAAAACTTTAATTATGGTATATTATAACAAATCCTGCAAAATAAAAGTTCTTCCCATAATATCTGGAAGTGTAACACTGTTTCACGCGATTTAACactaaattctatcattttttataatgtgACAAACATATCAATATCTATCACATTAATGATGACGTTACGTGAGTATTACATCTACAGTATAGAAATTTTTTGAGAAAGCTCATAATCTTTATAAGAATCAAATATGGTCTTGATAACTACTTATCGTAACGTCTATACCTTATATGACTTAGAAGTAATCATTTCTCATGTAGACCCCTTTGAAGAAGAACAAAAGTAAGTTCCACACACAAACTCATGTTGCTTTGTAAACAATTATCGagaattttcacttttttcttgttaaaactCTTGCAGGTGACGTGACGAAGGGTGCATGACATGCATGGTTTCTTCAGTACATGAAATTAATCAAGAGAATTCCTAGCACACACCATTAGCTACCACTAATTTTGGAAGTAAAAGAGGCCGGTCTCTCCCTCTTTGTGATGATCTACACGACTACGAAGCATGtgaaaattgaattatattGCTTTGTACTAGCACAAGATCCTTGACCAAAAAGTAATCTATCCAAGTAAATTAAAACTTTGCGTAATGATTATCGGACCGAAAGGAAAAAAgggtagtctttttttttttttttttttttttgcgtgtAGAGATATCTGAGGCTCAAAGCTTTATCCATATCCCCAACAACAGTGTGTAGATAAGTACACCGTAAGCATCAACCTGTTCACTTTTTTGCTTATTGATAAATCTCCACACGGTCTGCACTCTGCATGCAGTACTCCGCAAGTGTGGCATGAATAATGGTTGTGTGGGAGGGTCCATCGATCGATCCAGATGCATATGCCATGCACGACCTCAtcttcaatgtttttttttttcaacagaTTGTCTGATATTATTTGTTtgattacaagaaaaatatcatatatatatatatatatataatattataccctcgtctcaaatatatataaagtccGTCTTGAGATTAgatgatgttatttgatttttaaacaaattttaagtGTTAGTGAACAATATCGATCTATTGATATAACATAATGATAGTATTATTTAGgttttaaatagttaaaaaaaaaagaaaaaatatatttataatcgtgaatTAGACAACCGccgcataatcgttttgaaaaaaatgaataaaacatgagacatGTTGAGGATCATGTTGAGGATCCTCTGCCTTAATCTAAGGCTTTTCATTTGTATATTCATTGACCCGTAAATGTAGTAGCTCAATATTCTTTCCATTTATTTGTAATCATTCCATACATGTAATTACCATCTACGACTATGtaattactcatatatatgaACTGCCCTACTACTGAAATTTTTCAAATacttacatggtatcaagagcctttGTGGATTAACCTCCCACGATCTCACCTCCCTTCCCATGGTTGCTGAACCCTCTCCACTTTTCTCCCTTTCAACACTCTCATCCACATGGTTACAATCAAACTTTCCTCTTCCAACTATCTCATATGAAAGAGCCAATTGCTTCCCCTCTTAGAGAGTCAAGAATTAATTGGTCATGTGGATGAAACTCTTGAGCTCCCACCCTGTTTTGCCCCTGCGGATTCTCAGACACCAAATATCAAACACATGGCATGGAAACAGACCAACCAACGTCTCCTTAGCCTTTTGTTGTCCTCCCTCACCGAGGAGGCCATGGCTAAAGTTGTGGGACTCTCCACCTCACGCGAGGTTTGGATTGCTCTAGAGAACACCTTCAGCCACCGCTCCAAGGCCCATGAAATCCGTTTCAAAGATGATTTGCAACTGATGAAACACGGCACGCCTTCAAGGCCATCTGCGATCAACTCCATGCAATCGGACGAGCTGTTGATGGCAATGACAAAGTGCATTGGTTCCTGTGAAGCCTCGGCTCGAAATTCTTAAGCTTCTCCACGGCTCAAATGGCCCTCACCCCTTTACCCTGTTTTGCAGATTTGGTGCCCAAAGTAGAGAGCTTTGAGCTCCTCCAAAAATCATTGGAGCTTGCTGTCCCGTTTGCTGCAGCGTTCGTTGCTTCCAATCGCAACTCCCAGAAACCAAATCAGCGGAATGGTTCCTTTCGCAACCCTCAAGGTCGCAAGGGTGGCCACAGTAGAGGAAATGAACGCTCCTCTGGTAGACGCCCCCCGTGTTGCCTGATATGCCTCGTGGAAGGCCACTATGTGAATAGATGCAGGCAACGGTATGATCGCCATGGTCATACCCCTGAAGCTTAGCTTGCCGAAGCCCTCACTTCATCGTGTTCCATCTCTGGAAATGAGGCCTCAGATTGGTATTTAGACACAGGGACTTCGGCCCACATGACTTCGGCCCAATCCAATTTGGATCAATACACTTCCAATTTGGGTAAGGATTGTGTTATTGTCGGAAATGGTGCATCCCTACCCATTACTCACACTGGTACAATTTCACCTTCCCCTGATCTTAATTGTTAGAAGTTTTGGTTGTCCCTTGTATCactaaaaatgttttgttcattAGTAAATTACCAAATGATTTTCCGGTCTCCattacatttattaataatttttttactgtttaGAATCGCCAAACGGGAAGGGTGGTGGCAACCAGTAAACGAGATGACGGATTGTATGTGCTAAAAAGCGGAAACTCTGCTTTTGTCTCTatcctaaaaaataaatctctttaTGTTTCATATGATTTATGGCATGCTCGCCTTGGACATGTGAATCATTCTATTATCTCTTTTTTGAATAAACAAGGATAGCTTCATCTTGCCTTTTTATTGCCATCTTCTGTGTTATGTAGTACATGTCAAATTGCAAAGAATCACCACTTGCCTTATACTCATAATGAACATCGATCGTCAAAGGTGTTAGATCTTATTTATTGCGATATATGGGGCCCTTCTCCTGTCAAGTCAAATTTGAGTTTTGCATACgatgttttatttgttgatgattatTCCCGTTTCACTTGGCTTTACCCATTGAAATTGAAATCTgaattctttaatatttttcttcaatttcaaaaatttgtggAAAATCAACATTATGttcgtataaatttttttcaaagtgacggTGGTGCAGAATTCACTAGCAATTGCTTTCAAGCACATCTTCGTACCTCTGACATTCATCATCAACTCTATTGTCCCTATACACCCGCACAATACGGTCGCGCCGAAAGGAAATATCGTCATGTAACTGAAACAAGTCTAGCCCTCCTTTTTCATTCTCACATTCTCACTCACTTCTGGTTTGATGCTTTTAGCACTGCGACTTACATCATCAACCGTTTGCCCACACCGCTTCTCCGAGGTAAGTCTCATTTTGAGCTTCTCTATGGCTCATTtccaaattatgaaaattttcatccttTTGATTGTCGTGTTTATCGTTGTTTACGTGATTACATGACTAACAAATTTTCCCCTTGTTGTATTCCTTGCATTTTTATGGGTTACAATTCCTCTTATAAAGGGTTTCGTTGTCTTGACCCCACCACCTCTAGAATTTATGTCACCTGACATGCCCAATTTGATGAGCACCACTTTCCCTTCCACCATACTTTCCAGGCTCAACTCATGTCCTCCATTCAATTATCAAATTTTCTGGAACCGAATCTTCCCTATATAGACATGTCCATGCCTTCTCCTGCACCCCATTCTCGACATATTCCTCAATTCGAATCCA harbors:
- the LOC121250328 gene encoding auxin-binding protein ABP20-like translates to MITPIIFIFSLLLSSSHAAVQDFCVADLSLPESPAGYACKKPAAVTVTDFVFSGLGVAGNTSNIIKAAVTPAFATQFPGVNGLGISLARLDLAVGGVVPFHTHPGGSEVLLVVQGTLCAGFVSSANTVYIKTLKKGDIMVFPQGLLHFQINSGGSSALAFVSFSSATPGLQILDYVLFGNNLPTEVIAATTFLDAAQIKKLKGVLGGTG